ggtagagatgatgtacaaaagaacagacaaaagtaataatagctgttggggaaacagaaacctttgaggttagtgttggattacatcggGGGTCAGCATTAGCCCGTTTTTAAGCGGtagtcatggatgtgttaagtgaacaGATGAGAAACAATGAGCCGTGGGAGTttcaatatgcagatgatttggtgattacaattgaaaatgaggaagacttgcaCAAAAGTGTTTTAGAGAGGCGAAAGActttggagagggggggggggcgtggcttGAAGGTGAGTTTGGATAAGACTGAAGGTATGGTGAACAATAAGAGAGGTAGAAACAGGATAGCATACCATGGAAGTAGAAGCTCTGTTATTGAACTGGTGGAATAATTGAAATAATGGGACCTACTATAAGTCCGGAgcaaggatgtgaggctgaagttgcgGATAGGATAAAAACATTTCTACTCCTGAATAGATCCTTCCTAACCCGATTCCCCACCATCTTACCCTCCCTTGATCCTATACATCCATAACGTACCCTGAATCCCTTTAACATCATGACTCCCATCCCTTTGTAACTTCTCAACAAATTTCAGGTTAAACAAGTCTTTCTCATAAGCATGCAGTTCTTAGCAAAACGTTAACATGATGGGGCCTCCCACATTTAGTCTTCTCAGATTTTACCACCATTCTCCTGATCCCTGCCAATTTACCTCTTGTCTAATCAGTGGTACATTGAGAGCAACCCCCTTCTCAACTTTTTACAGACTAACCAGCATCGCAAAACTTGACATCCATTGAGATGGCATAGCTACAAAGACCAAACAAGCAAATGATCACCGGCACCCAGTCTACAACCATCGTGACACAAGAAGACATCtgaaagcacagaagagcttcatGACCATGAAAGCACTAGATACCGGACCCCTAACAAAATACAGACTACTAAATGGAGAGCGAGTGACAGTCAGACCAATAATAATGCCCTCCATAAACCTAGTGAAAACCTGCCCTGTGGATTCTCCCTTACCAGCCGGAAACGGGTCACCCTGAATAGGATAGGAGATAACCTCCAGATATGGGGTTACACAAACTCGGCTGCATGCCCCTACGGTGAGCCAATCCAAACAATGAATTCCATCTTATGTAGCTGACCATCAGGGCCTACCTGTTCGGACACGAAACTAACAGCAACCGATACAGCACTCCAATGGATAACAAAATGTCGAGATAAGATTATAATGATATTAGTAAACAACCCATTTCTACCTTTCCACTGTTTCCTACCCTCCCATCTTTCTCTAGGTCAACTACTCTTTTACCACAGCTTTTCCACTTTTGAATGACACTTTATTAACTTATGTCTCTCCTCCAAATCTAAGTCCCTACTCTATCATATGAGGTCTCCTGCTCCTAACTGACAACCCTTTAATAGATCCCTATCCACTTCTACTACACAATACTTCAAATCCCACACCCTTCACGACAGGTCTCGCACAGCAAAACGAAAACCCTTTCTATTATACTCAACCCCTCCTTTACCTCATGCCTTCATTCCAACCTCCCTGCTTTACCACATGTCTATATCTCAAACTtcttcctttaccacaggtctctatcCCTAACCCCCTACTTTAatacaggtctccatccccaacaaACTCCTTTACCTACCACAGCTCTCTATCTCCAACCCCTACTTTACCAAAGGTCTCAATCATCAACTCCATACTTTACCACAATCTAAATCCACAAACCCTTAATTTACCAAAGGTCTCTATCGCCAATCGCCAACTTTACATCAGGTCTCTATTGTCAAATCCCTACAATACAACAGATCTCTATCCCCAAACCCCTCCAAtaccacaggtctctatccccaaccccTTCTCTACCATAGGTATTCATCAACAGCCCCTTCTTCAACACAGGTCTAAATCCCCAGCCTCCTCTAACAGAAGTCTCCATCCCAACCTCGTCCTTTGTCACAGGTCTCTATCTCCAAACACTCCTTTGCCACAGGTCTATTAACCCAACCACTCCTTTGTCACGGGTATGTATCCTAAAATCCATCCATTGACATGGTCTCTATCCCCAACCAATTATTTGCCATAGGTTTCTATCCTCAACCTTTCCTTTCCCAAAGTTTACATCCCCAAACCAATCCTTTACCATAAGTCTCCATCCCCAACCTTCTCAATTACCATAGGCATCTATTCCATTCCTTTACCACATGTATGCATCCTCAGCCTACTTTTTtaccacaggtctctatcccccctcccctttaccacaggtctccatcaccAACCCCCTACTGTACCATAGGTCTCCATCGACAGCCCCTTACTTTACCAAAGGTCTCCATCCCCAGCCGCACTCCTTTGACACAAGTCTCTATTACCAGTCTCTTCATTTACCACAGGCCTCCTTCCCCAACCCCATCGTTTaacacaggtctccatccccaaccatATCCATTACCACAGGTCTTCATGCCCAACCCCATCCTTTAACACAGGTCCCTATCCCCAACGCCCTACTGTACCATAGGTCTCCATCCACAGACCGTTAATTTACCACAGATCTCtatccccaaccccttcctttaccacaggtctctatccccaacccATTCCTTTATCTTaggtctctatccccaaccccttcctttaccaGAGGTCTCCAACCTCAACCCTttactttaccacaggtctccatccccaacccatTCCTTTACCACAGGCCTCAATCCCAAACTTCTTcatttaccacaggtctccatccccaactcctccctttaccacaggtctctgtCCCCAACCctttcctttaccacaggtctccatccccaaccacTTCCATTACCACACTTTCTCCATCCCCAACCCATTCCTTTACCACAAgtctccatccccaaccccttcctttaccacaggtctccatcccaaCCCCTTCCTTTAACACAGGTCTCTATCCATAATGCCCTACTGCACCATGGGTCTCCATCCACAGCCTGTTACTTTACAACAGGTTTCCATCCTCAACCTTCCTTTACCGcaggtctctatccccaaccccttcctttCCCACAGGTCTCTATCCACAACCCCTTCCTTTACCACAGGCCTCTATCCCCAACCCCATCCTTTAACACAGCTCTCCATCCCCAAGCCCATCCTTTAATACAGGTCTCCATGCCCAACCCCATCATTTAACACAGGTCTCTATCCTTAATGCCTTACTGCACCATAGGTATCCATCCACAGCCTGttactttaccacaggtctccacccccaaccccttcctttaccGCAAGCCTCTATCCACAAACCCTTCCTTTACCACAGGTGTCtatccccaaccccttcctttaccacaggtctctatccccaaccccttcctttactACATGTCTCTATCACCAACCCCCTCCTTCaccacaggtctctatccccaaccTCCTACTATACCATATGTCTCCATCCACAGCCCCCTATTTTACCACAGCTCTCCATTTCCAACCCCTTCCTTTACCAAAGATCTCTATCCCCAACCCCTTACTTTACGATATCTCTCCATCCACAGCAAActactttaccacaggtctccatccccaacctcctccttaaccacaggtctccatcccagCACCCtcctttaatttgtttattatacaTCCCCAGGCCCCTTCTTTACCATAGGTCTTCATCATCAGCCCCTTCTTTAGCACAGGTCTCTACCCCAAAATCCCtctttaccacaggtctcaatccccaaccACCTCCTTTAGCACAGGTCTACATCCCAAACCTCATCCTTTATCACAGGTGTCTACCCCAACCCCCAACTTTAGTAAACCACAGGTCTTCATATCCAACCCCATGTTTTGGCAAGGGTCTCCATATCCAAACCCCATCCTTTGGCAAGGGTCTCCATACCCAACCCCATCTTTTAGCACAGATCTTCATTTAAAATCCCATCATTTCCAACAGGTCTCAAATGCCAACCCCTTCCTTcatcacaggtctccatccccaacctccacTTGTGTTATAGGTCTCCTTCTCCAACCacctcctttaccacaggtctctatccccaaccccttcctttaccacATGTCTCTATCACCAACCCCCTCCTTCaccacaggtctctatccccaaccTCCTACTATACCATATGTCTCCATCCACAGCCCCTTattttaccacaggtctccattTCCAACCCCTTCCTTTACCAAAGATCTCTATCCCCAACCCCTTACTTTACGATATCTCTCCATCCACAGCACActactttaccacaggtctccatccccaacctcctccttaaccacaggtctccatcccagCACCCtcctttaatttgtttattatacaTCCCCAGGCCCCTTCTTTACCATAGGTCTCCATCATCAGCCCCTTCTTTAGCACAGGTCTCTACCCCAAAATCCCtctttaccacaggtctcaatccccaaccACCTCCTTTAGCACAGGTCTACATCCCAAACCTCATCCTTTATCACAGGTATCTACCCCAACCCCCAACTTTAGTAAACCACAGGTCTTCATATCCAACCCCATGTTTTGGCAAGGGTCTCCATAACCAAACCCCATCCTTTGGCAAGGGTCTCCATACCCAACCCCATCTTTTAGCACAGATCTTCATTTAAAATCCCATCATTTCCAACAGGTCTCAAATGCCAACCCCTTCCTTcatcacaggtctccatccccaacctccacTTTTGTTATAGGTCTCCTTCTCCAACCacctcctttaccacaggtctccatccccaaccccttcctttaccaaagctctctatcctCAACTCCACAGTCCCctactttaccacaggtctccatctcCAACCACTTCCTTTACCAAAGTTCTCTATCCCCAACCCCCTTCTTTACATTAGGTCTCCATCCACAGCACCCTACTTTACCAGAGGTGTCTATCTCCAATTTCCTCTTGCATTataggtctccttctccaactccatcctttaccacaggtctcaatccccaaccTCCACTTGTAtcataggtctccttctccaactccatcctttaccacaggtctcaatccccaacATCCACTTGTAtcataggtctccttctccaactccatcctttaccacaggtctcaattcccaaccccttcctttacaaagggtctccatccccaaccccctGCTTTACAAAATGTCTCCATCCTCAACCTCCTCCTTCACCACATATCTCCATCCCCAACCTCTTCCTTTACAACAGACCTCTATCTTCAACCTCCTCTTccaccccaggtccccttccccaaccTCCTCTGGCACCATAGGTGTCCTTTTCCAACTCCAtcctttacaacaggtctccatccccaacctcctccttcaaaacaggtctcaatccccaaccACCTCCTTCACCACAGGTCTCAAACACTAACTTCCTCTGGCAtcataggtctccttctccaatacccttcctttaccacaggtctccatccccaaccccttcctttatCATAGGTCTCCATCCCAAAAATCCCTTCTTTACCCCAAGTCCCCCCACTCTTAAAACCAAACCTCTTGATCTCCTAGGCTTCCTCAGGTCCACAAAATAGAAAAGCGAGAAATAAAAGGGATGATCAATACACCATTGCAAAAACAATCTATTCCCATGACATGTTCGCCAGGCTCTTTCCAATATAGTCTGCAAAGTGCTTTGTTGCATATCGTCATTTCTCTCGCAGCTTTCGGGATGCTGTTTCATTGATCATGTCAcgggactgtgtgtgtgtgtgtgtgtgtgtgcatgcaaatGAGTTCGGAGATATCCATGAAGGCATTGCTGATGATTTTGGTTCGCGAAATGCGAATTTTGAcatatttgattttaaatattcGCTGTAAACTATCTGCTTATAGCACTAATATTTACTCACGATTATTAGGAAAATATTAGCAAAATTTTCCGAAATTAGGTGATTTTGAGAATTGTCTTACATGTTTATCAATAtgcaataaaatagatttttgttcTGGGTATCCAAAAATGGATTAAAAAGTTCTTATTCATATTTGCTCATTCATGAAGCCATAAAATGTGGACATTTCACGAATGCTTAAACACGGTAATACCTTATAAATTTTGAGATATAAAAATGCATTAAACTAACTTTTCGTGAAATTCAAGAAAATTCTCCACTCATTTGCCATTGTACAAAATAACTGGCAAACTCAATATCATTAAGTCATCTTATCTgctaattttaaattttaatttttcttgtcctTCACATATTCTGTACTTTATAATTCCTTTGTTTTAGTTTCCTCACTGTCCTCTTCTTCCTTATATTCTGATTCACCTCCTTTTAAACATTTTGATAGTCTCTTCCACTCCTTCCATTTTTATCCACGCAATTTTCGTACCTCGCTTCCCATTCTTCCCTCTCTTTAACACCAAACCTTCTTCCCGTTCTTCAGAAGATCCCTGGAATCCATTAAGGAAGAACGAAATGGAACGTGCCCTCCTGAGGCAGGAAGATGGTCCCGCTTATCAACAGGGAGAACAGACGACCACTGTCACTGTGGACGGTACCTTCATAAGGGTGACAGACACTAATAAGGTGCCAAAGGAGAGGTTCCAGGGAACCCTGAGAGGATATAGCCATTTGAAGGCTTCAGGTTTACAATTGGGACTGGTGAATAGCCAATGAATGGTTAAACTCCTGAGATGTGTTGCTGAAATATACCCTTGGGTAGTATTCATACTATTCACTCATTACTGTGTGAGGTTAGGAATGGTTTAGTAGATGATTACAATAACATATGACTATAATCTGTGGCATCTGCAACATATCCATACACCAAAGTTAAATTTGCCGCTAACTTTGGTCTTTGAGGGATCTGGGCAGATACAGGTTAAGGTAGTTCTGTCATAAAGGAATAAATAGGAGACTTGTATCTGTAACTAATTCCAAATAATAGAGTTATCAACTCACCcccctctgcaaaaaaaaaaaaaaaaaaaaaaaaactttaatagcaACTAAATCAGAATAATAAGAAATTTAGGCAATACCAGTTTCTGTGGTGTAGGGTAAGGGTTTAAAAGGGCATcatatagatatctattttaaaAACCCTACAACTGAAAAGACCAAGCAGGTTCTTCAGAAAATTTTGCAATTACTAAATTAGCTCCTTACTTATTGCACTAATGGGATTAAAATAAAGCTAATGGATTTTTTGAAGGATCTGGGCACTGGAGTTTCCAGGGAAGAGAGATCTGTATCTGTGGTTAATTACGAAAGTAAGATGTTGGTATAGCCCAAGATGATCATCAATATGAAACAAAatacagaaaattttattttttacgctaatatgaaaaaaaaaaaatgtttttatgaactaatatggaacaaaataaagataatatgttaattttatgcgctaatatggaacaaaataaaaagaaaattttatatttatgcactaatatggaacaaaataaaaagaaaatgttatctTTATGCACTTATAtcgaacaaaataaaaagaaaatggttatTTTTATGCACTAATATggagcaaaataaaaatgaaatgtttttatgctttaatataaaaaaaatcatacactaACATGGAATAGGttaataaggaaatatttttttgtattaatatataaaaaaaatatatatattttttaatgttgtaaatggAACAGggtaaaaaataaatgttattttttatggtttaacctggaacaaaaaaaataaaatttatttttattcactaATATCCAACaagataaaaaggaaatatttttattcacTAACATGGAACACAatataaaataatcttaattttatcaAGACGAATAGCTATTGCGATTCGCCGAGCAAGAGGCCGAGAAGGGATATGTAACAGTGGTTAATTCATAACGACAACTCTGGAATCAGACAGTTTGCAACAATAGGGTACAGAAAGGCCTTCTGGGAATCTGTATGGAAATGGGTTcttgaggggggaggagggggtcgAGGAGGGTCTTGTCTCTGAAGATAACTCGCACCCTAAAGACTTGGAATAACCAAGGAGTGTTATCAGGAACATCGACGACACCTAGATTATCCCCCTGAAGGACCAATCAATAATCGTCTTTGTTTGATTCCTAACACATTCACGCCTTCTGATTGGACGTCACATTGTTGACATACTCGAGAAGGCGATGCTAGAGTGTAATCTTGGAGGTCCAGGTGATGTGTTCTGAATGTATTGTGTATCCTGGGTGGACTCAGCAGACGTGTGTATGGGTACGTCTTGCATTATGGCCAGACAAGGGTCAGGAACAGCCAAGAAGGGACTCTGTTGGATATGTGTCATAAGGAATATTAGGACTATTtcaaatgagggggggggggggttgctaaccCCAGTGCTTTCCTCAGCATGTGTGTCTGCGGGAGGGAATGAAACAAAATGAACTTCCCTTCATGTACACAATAAAGTAAGTACTACTGTATGAGGATGGATAAAATATagtacataattatgtataaattaGGTACagtacataattatgtataaaataggtacagtacataattatgtataaattaGGTACagtacataattatgtataaaataggtacattatagaaataaaattaagtcTTAATTCAACTATTTTTTCTCCTTATCTCCTGTATACAATGAAGAccaagtgtctgtgtgtgtgtatatatatgtatatatatatatatatatatatatatatatatatatatatatatatatatatatatatatatatatatatatgtatatatatatatatatatatatatatatatatacatacacacacacacacacacacacacacacatatatatatatatatatatatatatatatatatatatatatatacacacacacatatatatatatatatatatatatatatatacatatatatatatgtgtatatatatatatatatatatatatacatatatatatatatatatatatatatatatacatatatatatatcttagaattacagggtggttttagaagaggtaggggtggtatgaatcagatttttacagttaggcagatatgcgagaaatatttagcaaaaggtaaggaggtgtatgttgcgtttatggatctggagaaagcgtatgatagagttgatagggaagcaatgtggaatgtgatgggtttatatggagttggtggaaggttgttgcaagtagtgaaaagtttctacaaaggtagtaaagcatgtgttagaataggaaatgaagtgagtgattggtctccggtgagagtggggctgagacagggatgtgtgatgtcgctgtggttgtttaacttgtatgttgatggagtggtgagagaggtgaatgctcgagtgcttggacgaggattaaaactggtagacgagaatgaccatgaatgggaggtatatcagttgttgtttgcggatgatactgtactggctgcagacacagaagagaagcttgaccgactagtgacagaatttggaagggtgtgtgagagaaggaagttgagagttaatgtgggtaagagtaaggttatgagatgtacgagaagggaaggtggtgtaaggttgaatgttatgttgaatggagagttactttaggtggatcagtttaagtacttggggtcagttgttgcagcaaatggtggattggaagcagatgtacgtcagagagtgaatgaaggttgcaaagtgatgggggtagttaagggagtagtaaaaaatagagagttgggcacgaatgtaaagagagttctatatgagaaagtgattgtaccaactgtgatgtatggatctgagttgcggggaatgaaaatgatggagagacagaaattgaatgtttgagatgaagtgtctaaggagtatggctggtgtatctcgagtagatagggttaggaacgaagtggtgagggtgaaaacgggtgtaagaaatgagtaagcagcttgagtggatatgaatgtgttgaggtggtttggccatgttgagagaatgaaaaatggctgtctgctaaagaaggtaacgaatgcaagagttgatgggagaagtacaagaggaaggccaaggtttgggtggatggatggagtgaagaaagctctgggtgataggaggatagatgtgagagaggcaagcgagcgtgctagaaataggaatgaatggcgagcgattgtgacgcagttcctgtagaccctgctgcttcctccggtgccttagatgaccgcggaggtagcagcagtaggggattcagcattgaagcttcatctgtggtggataacgggggagagtgggctgtgtcaccctagcagtaccagctgaactcagttgagtcccttgtcaggctgggaggaacgtggagagtagaggtcccctttttgttttgtttcatctgttgatgtcggctacccaccaaaatggggtaagtgccttggtatatggatggatggatatatatatatatatatatatatatatatatatatatatatatatatatatatatatatatatatatatatacacacatatatatatatatgtatatatatatatatatatatatatatatatatatatatatatatatatatatgtttctttatggTCACGATTAGCGGCAATACACACAACTATacggtctctccccttccctcgggtaaggggagaggggctagtcatacccaggtgatagGGGTTATAGTTAGTAAGGAGGAggggatgggaaaggttgaatatgtatgtgcaaatatatttaaatatttagccgtcatcagtggcgggttgcatacactagtattctATATTCTGCCAAACAAGTTATCATTTAACGTCCATCTTTCACCATCTGTTTTCAATCACTTTATTTCCTTGGTAATTTCACATTTCATTTGCCACTCGTGTTCTTACATTAATTCTCTTTTATTCTCGGCCATTGGACCTTTTTCCTGGGCGAGAATTCTTTAGAAAAAGCCATTACACGTTTTCACAACTTTAaatgaattaatgtttttttttttatacgcgtTTAATTGTTAGTAATTTAGTCTAGGCTAATCTATACTTGGTCGATTTCTTATAAATCCGTCTGATAAATTCCAATTAATATCATATTTCCTCAAATCCAATTGGCAAAAATATAAGGAATTACACAGCCATTTTTAAAGTAACTTATTACCCATTGGAAATAATACTTACACTgctaaaaaaacgtaattttaatcggatattctccctaaaaatatactgttctcaatcgtattttaGTAAAATGAAGGAggacgtaattttaccatactttgttgttatcttttacgggttggtgaccgtaatatcacacatttacgtgaatatatccatttttgaaacagttaatgcctggcaacatttattcaaggacttttacagattttttttacgGCATACTTTTAACAGACAACAtcaatagatacatttatatatatatatatatatatatatatatatatatatatatatatatatatatatatatatatatatatatatatatatgtgtgtgtgtgtgtgtgtgtgtgtgtaaaatggtgGTACAAAAAAGGTAAAATCCTGGAAGAAATATTGCCAAACATTTActgttctaaaaacggatatattgacgtaaaggattgatttaaccaacccgtagaagataataaagtagagtaaaattacggtcaactgtattttactgaaatacggcagagaacagtatatttttactgataaCTTCCGAttagaattgtttattttttatataataattggtTTTTATCATAGGAAGTAGATTTATCAgcttttgagtgtttttttttttttttttttttgtgggtgggggggggggggggaatttctccTACAAATCTGTAACCCTCCTCCTAACAAGAGGATAAAAGTGGAACACTTCTCAAGTTATGAAGCCCCACTCTTTTATTCTTAGCATTTTATTGAcctctaatatataaaaaaaaagaatattcataacTTTTCCCTATTATTCTAACTATCTCCCCTTAAAAAAAGattgtgcggattggtgatgtaagattttcgtcagatcgctctCACAACAAAGCCacctagtacaactttgctgatcatggcgatacacaaacccttccaccacgttaaaaTAGGTATCCCCAACTTCCTTgcttgtctttagaattagagtttgatgaaagattgaacaaagcaaaacagatataaaagaaagcaaatcaggcaatggctaagttaaataaaatttggaaatcaaattgcctgaaattacatataaaaatcaggctatttatcagagTACTgtgatcgatgttactgtatggacataagtcgtggtatgacaatgaaacaatatccaacagattttgtagatttgagaacaaaaccctgagaaggatattgggagttgaatggcaggacaggattagtaatgaaactatacgagagattattcaagtgccataagtggatgagatcatggtaaggggtagatgaagatggcttggatatgttcttcacactccctaagagagattagtt
This Palaemon carinicauda isolate YSFRI2023 chromosome 25, ASM3689809v2, whole genome shotgun sequence DNA region includes the following protein-coding sequences:
- the LOC137619062 gene encoding uncharacterized protein, translating into MHKGQRNCTEKKKKILRGKSPSPTNSFTYHSSLSPTPTLPKVSIINSILYHNLNPQTLNLPKVSIANRQLYIRSLLSNPYNTTDLYPQTPPIPQVSIPNPFSTIGIHQQPLLQHRSKSPASSNRSLHPNLVLCHRSPSPTPYCTIGLHRQPLTLPKVSIPSRTPLTQVSITSLFIYHRPPSPTPSFNTGLYPQPLPLPEVSNLNPLLYHRSPSPTHSFTTGLNPKLLHLPQVSIPNSSLYHRSLSPTLSFTTGLHPQPLPLPHFLHPQPIPLPQVSIPNPFLYHRSPSQPLPLTQVSIHNALLHHGSPSTACYFTTGFHPQPSFTAGLYPQPLPFPQVSIHNPFLYHRPLSPTPSFNTALHPQAHPLIQPPILPQLSISNPFLYQRSLSPTPYFTISLHPQQTTLPQVSIPNLLLNHRSQSPTTSFSTGLHPKPHPLSQVSTPTPNFSKPQVFISNPMFWQGSPYPNPILWQGSPYPTPSFSTDLHLKSHHFQQVSNANPFLHHRSPSPTSTCVIGLLLQPPPLPQVSIPNPFLYHMSLSPTPSFTTGLYPQPPTIPYVSIHSPLFYHRSPFPTPSFTKDLYPQPLTLRYLSIHSTLLYHRSPSPTSSLTTGLNPQPPPLAQVYIPNLILYHRYLPQPPTLVSNANPFLHHRSPSPTSTFVIGLLLQPPPLPQVSIPNPFLYQSSLSSTPQSPTLPQVSFSNSILYHRSQSPTSTCIIGLLLQLHPLPQVSIPNIHLYHRSPSPTPSFTTGLNSQPLPLQRVSIPNPLLYKMSPSSTSSFTTYLHPQPLPLQQTSIFNLLFHPRSPSPTSSGTIGVLFQLHPLQQVSIPNLLLQNRSQSPTTSFTTGLKH